In a genomic window of Carassius gibelio isolate Cgi1373 ecotype wild population from Czech Republic chromosome A3, carGib1.2-hapl.c, whole genome shotgun sequence:
- the LOC127952561 gene encoding intercellular adhesion molecule 1 isoform X25 has product MKGQRLYAVLLPEQLNTVIWLKRFRYSAATFKMTSRRDRILFTCLFLDLLLLPYALCDISISTVNHTEPMIAGKQYDLQCSIKYVAPFKIVDVGWYKQNKNNITETIKTPDILTYTVQIRPDRADNGSQFWCEAKLEAEGTQRTSTMKSANLSITVHFKPIINENKLPSVVPVFRGYSEEIVCEAEGNPKPTISWILGTNDIVYNEVLTISESTPEYVSCVAENSVGTTTRKVNMVLKEDYLPLIAGLIAVIVAFISVIFIFIYSIYYKTAKMGHYSLKDAKPSAQNGDIAQNGKHSPIPMKKFSQSDILA; this is encoded by the exons ATGAAGGGTCAGAGACTGTATGCTGTGTTACTGCCTGAACAGTTAAACACCGTTATCTGGTTAAAACGCTTTCGATACAGCGCAGCTACATTTAAAATGACGTCGCGGCGCGATCGGATTCTCTTCACATGTCTGTTTTTGGATCTGCTGTTGCTGCCTTACGCGTTGTGTG ATATTTCCATCAGCACAGTGAATCACACAGAACCAATGATAGCGGGCAAGCAGTATGACCTCCAGTGCTCGATTAAATATGTGGCTCCTTTTAAGATTGTTGATGTGGGATGGtacaaacagaataaaaacaacatCACTGAAACCATCAAGACTCCAGACATTTTAACATATACAGTCCAGATCCGCCCAGACAGAGCTGATAATGGATCTCAATTCTGGTGTGAAGCAAAGCTAGAAGCAGAAGGAACTCAACGAACTTCAACAATGAAATCAGCAAATCTCAGCATTACTGTACATT TTAAACCGATCATCAATGAGAACAAACTGCCCTCCGTAGTGCCTGTGTTTCGAGGGTATTCAGAGGAGATTGTTTGTGAAGCCGAGGGAAACCCAAAACCAACAATCAGCTGGATCCTCGGCACAAATGATATAGTTTATAATGAAGTTCTTACTATATCAGAGTCAACACCTGAGTATGTGTCCTGCGTTGCAGAGAATTCTGTTGGCACGACGACCAGAAAAGTAAACATGGTATTAAAAG AGGATTACCTGCCCTTGATAGCAGGACTTATTGCAGTCATTGTGGCATTCATCTCagtcatcttcatcttcatctacTCTATCTACTACAAAACAGCCAAGATGGGCCATTATAGCCTGAAGGATGCCAAGCCTAGTGCACAAAATGGAGACATAGCACAGAATGGCAAACACAGCCCTATTCCTATGAAGAAATTCTCTCAGAGTGATATCCTTGCTTAG
- the LOC127952561 gene encoding hemicentin-1 isoform X7, with product MQKGSFSLTIPFRIFYLLFLGFGFLCFSQIAGAQAECPVQLSQQRVVVRYGGSVAVNCSTSVSHKGMGWEASEGAVAMTRDSLITWRVSNLTEWEIKPYCYINHKEQCQVELPVIIYKTPDNVSISIVKHRRTMIAGRQYQLQCDVQNVAPVHNLTVKWYKGQTLLNQTTFTEDSKTPVNVNPSVLIRPDRDDDGAQYRCEAELDLGAEGPQYPPNKTSDFLSITVYSKPIINETKLPSKVPVFREYSEEIVCEAEGNPKPTISWILGTNDIVYNEVLTISESTPEYVSCVANNSVGTTTRNFTVFIQDISISTVNHTEPMTAGKQYDLQCSIKYVAPFKIVDVGWYKWNKNNIIETIKTPDILTYTVQICPDKADNGSQFWCEAKLEAEGTQRTSTMKSANLSITVHFKPIINETKLPSVVPVFRGYSEEIVCEAEGNPKPTISWILGTNDIVYNKALTISESTPEYVSCVAENSVGTTTRKVKVFIQVKPIINETKLPSVVPVFRGYSKEIVCEAEGNPKPTISWILGTNDIVYNEVLTISESTPENVSCVAENSAGKTTRQVKVFIQDISISTVNHTEPMIAGKQYDLQCSIKYVAPFKIVDVGWYKQNKNNITETIKTPDILTYTVQIRPDRADNGSQFWCEAKLEAEGTQRTSTMKSANLSITVHFKPIINENKLPSVVPVFRGYSEEIVCEAEGNPKPTISWILGTNDIVYNEVLTISESTPEYVSCVAENSVGTTTRKVNMVLKEDYLPLIAGLIAVIVAFISVIFIFIYSIYYKTAKMGHYSLKDAKPSAQNGDIAQNGKHSPIPMKKFSQSDILA from the exons atgcagaAGGGCTCGTTTTCTCTCACCATACCTTTTCGTATTTTCTATCTGCTATTCCTCGGGTTTGGTTTCTTGTGCTTCTCACAAATTGCAG GTGCACAAGCTGAATGTCCTGTTCAGCTCAGCCAGCAGCGTGTTGTTGTGAGATACGGAGGTTCTGTAGCAGTTAACTGTAGCACTTCAGTCTCACATAAAGGGATGGGATGGGAAGCCAGTGAAGGAGCAGTGGCCATGACCAGAGACAGTCTGATAACATGGAGAGTGTCAAACCTGACAGAATGGGAGATAAAGCCATACTGCTACATAAACCATAAGGAACAGTGTCAAGTAGAGCTCCCAGTCATTATTTACA AGACTCCAGACAATGTGTCCATCAGCATTGTGAAACACAGAAGAACAATGATAGCGGGACGGCAGTATCAGCTCCAGTGTGATGTTCAAAATGTTGCTCCTGTTCACAATCTCACTGTCAAATGGTATAAAGGACAGACTCTGCTGAATCAAACCACTTTCACTGAGGATAGCAAGACTCCAGTGAATGTAAACCCCTCAGTCCTGATCCGTCCAGACAGAGATGATGATGGAGCTCAATACAGATGTGAAGCAGAGCTGGATCTGGGAGCAGAAGGACCTCAATACCCTCCAAATAAAACATCAGACTTTCTCAGCATTACTGTATATT CTAAACCGATCATCAATGAGACCAAACTCCCCTCCAAAGTGCCTGTGTTTCGTGAGTATTCAGAGGAGATTGTTTGTGAAGCCGAGGGAAACCCAAAACCAACAATCAGCTGGATCCTCGGCACAAATGATATAGTTTATAATGAAGTTCTTACTATATCAGAGTCGACACCTGAGTATGTGTCCTGCGTTGCAAACAATTCTGTTGGCACGACCACCAGAAATTTTACAGTGTTCATACAAG ATATTTCCATCAGCACTGTGAATCACACAGAACCAATGACAGCGGGCAAGCAGTATGACCTCCAGTGCTCGATTAAATATGTGGCTCCTTTTAAGATTGTTGATGTGGGATGGTACAAATGGAATAAAAACAACATCATTGAAACCATCAAGACTCCAGACATTTTAACATATACAGTCCAGATCTGCCCAGACAAAGCTGATAATGGATCTCAATTCTGGTGTGAAGCAAAGCTAGAAGCAGAAGGAACTCAACGAACTTCAACAATGAAATCAGCAAATCTCAGCATTACTGTACATT TTAAACCGATCATCAATGAGACCAAACTGCCCTCTGTAGTGCCTGTGTTTCGAG GATATTCAGAGGAGATTGTTTGTGAAGCCGAGGGAAACCCAAAACCAACAATCAGCTGGATCCTCGGCACAAATGATATAGTTTATAATAAAGCTCTTACTATATCAGAGTCAACACCTGAGTATGTGTCCTGCGTTGCAGAGAATTCTGTTGGCACGACGACCAGAAAAGTGAAAGTGTTCATACAAG TTAAACCGATCATCAATGAGACCAAACTGCCCTCTGTAGTGCCTGTGTTTCGAGGGTATTCAAAGGAGATTGTTTGTGAAGCCGAGGGAAACCCAAAACCAACAATCAGCTGGATCCTCGGCACAAATGATATAGTTTATAATGAAGTTCTTACTATATCAGAGTCAACACCTGAGAATGTGTCCTGCGTTGCAGAGAATTCTGCTGGCAAGACGACCAGACAAGTAAAAGTGTTCATACAAG ATATTTCCATCAGCACAGTGAATCACACAGAACCAATGATAGCGGGCAAGCAGTATGACCTCCAGTGCTCGATTAAATATGTGGCTCCTTTTAAGATTGTTGATGTGGGATGGtacaaacagaataaaaacaacatCACTGAAACCATCAAGACTCCAGACATTTTAACATATACAGTCCAGATCCGCCCAGACAGAGCTGATAATGGATCTCAATTCTGGTGTGAAGCAAAGCTAGAAGCAGAAGGAACTCAACGAACTTCAACAATGAAATCAGCAAATCTCAGCATTACTGTACATT TTAAACCGATCATCAATGAGAACAAACTGCCCTCCGTAGTGCCTGTGTTTCGAGGGTATTCAGAGGAGATTGTTTGTGAAGCCGAGGGAAACCCAAAACCAACAATCAGCTGGATCCTCGGCACAAATGATATAGTTTATAATGAAGTTCTTACTATATCAGAGTCAACACCTGAGTATGTGTCCTGCGTTGCAGAGAATTCTGTTGGCACGACGACCAGAAAAGTAAACATGGTATTAAAAG AGGATTACCTGCCCTTGATAGCAGGACTTATTGCAGTCATTGTGGCATTCATCTCagtcatcttcatcttcatctacTCTATCTACTACAAAACAGCCAAGATGGGCCATTATAGCCTGAAGGATGCCAAGCCTAGTGCACAAAATGGAGACATAGCACAGAATGGCAAACACAGCCCTATTCCTATGAAGAAATTCTCTCAGAGTGATATCCTTGCTTAG
- the LOC127952561 gene encoding hemicentin-1 isoform X1 has product MQKGSFSLTIPFRIFYLLFLGFGFLCFSQIAGAQAECPVQLSQQRVVVRYGGSVAVNCSTSVSHKGMGWEASEGAVAMTRDSLITWRVSNLTEWEIKPYCYINHKEQCQVELPVIIYKTPDNVSISIVKHRRTMIAGRQYQLQCDVQNVAPVHNLTVKWYKGQTLLNQTTFTEDSKTPVNVNPSVLIRPDRDDDGAQYRCEAELDLGAEGPQYPPNKTSDFLSITVYSKPIINETKLPSKVPVFREYSEEIVCEAEGNPKPTISWILGTNDIVYNEVLTISESTPEYVSCVANNSVGTTTRNFTVFIQDISISTVNHTEPMTAGKQYDLQCSIKYVAPFKIVDVGWYKWNKNNIIETIKTPDILTYTVQICPDKADNGSQFWCEAKLEAEGTQRTSTMKSANLSITVHFKPIINETKLPSVVPVFRGCSKEIVCEAEGNPKPTISWILGTNDIVYNETLTISESTPEYVSCVAENSVGTTTRKVKVFIQDISISTVNHTEPMIAGKQYDLQCSIKYVAPFKIVDVGWYKWNKNNIIETIKTPDILTYTVQIRPHRADNGSQFWCEAKLEAEGTQRTSTMKSANLSITVHFKPIINETKLPSVVPVFRGYSEEIVCEAEGNPKPTISWILGTNDIVYNKALTISESTPEYVSCVAENSVGTTTRKVKVFIQVKPIINETKLPSVVPVFRGYSKEIVCEAEGNPKPTISWILGTNDIVYNEVLTISESTPENVSCVAENSAGKTTRQVKVFIQDISISTVNHTEPMIAGKQYDLQCSIKYVAPFKIVDVGWYKQNKNNITETIKTPDILTYTVQIRPDRADNGSQFWCEAKLEAEGTQRTSTMKSANLSITVHFKPIINENKLPSVVPVFRGYSEEIVCEAEGNPKPTISWILGTNDIVYNEVLTISESTPEYVSCVAENSVGTTTRKVNMVLKEDYLPLIAGLIAVIVAFISVIFIFIYSIYYKTAKMGHYSLKDAKPSAQNGDIAQNGKHSPIPMKKFSQSDILA; this is encoded by the exons atgcagaAGGGCTCGTTTTCTCTCACCATACCTTTTCGTATTTTCTATCTGCTATTCCTCGGGTTTGGTTTCTTGTGCTTCTCACAAATTGCAG GTGCACAAGCTGAATGTCCTGTTCAGCTCAGCCAGCAGCGTGTTGTTGTGAGATACGGAGGTTCTGTAGCAGTTAACTGTAGCACTTCAGTCTCACATAAAGGGATGGGATGGGAAGCCAGTGAAGGAGCAGTGGCCATGACCAGAGACAGTCTGATAACATGGAGAGTGTCAAACCTGACAGAATGGGAGATAAAGCCATACTGCTACATAAACCATAAGGAACAGTGTCAAGTAGAGCTCCCAGTCATTATTTACA AGACTCCAGACAATGTGTCCATCAGCATTGTGAAACACAGAAGAACAATGATAGCGGGACGGCAGTATCAGCTCCAGTGTGATGTTCAAAATGTTGCTCCTGTTCACAATCTCACTGTCAAATGGTATAAAGGACAGACTCTGCTGAATCAAACCACTTTCACTGAGGATAGCAAGACTCCAGTGAATGTAAACCCCTCAGTCCTGATCCGTCCAGACAGAGATGATGATGGAGCTCAATACAGATGTGAAGCAGAGCTGGATCTGGGAGCAGAAGGACCTCAATACCCTCCAAATAAAACATCAGACTTTCTCAGCATTACTGTATATT CTAAACCGATCATCAATGAGACCAAACTCCCCTCCAAAGTGCCTGTGTTTCGTGAGTATTCAGAGGAGATTGTTTGTGAAGCCGAGGGAAACCCAAAACCAACAATCAGCTGGATCCTCGGCACAAATGATATAGTTTATAATGAAGTTCTTACTATATCAGAGTCGACACCTGAGTATGTGTCCTGCGTTGCAAACAATTCTGTTGGCACGACCACCAGAAATTTTACAGTGTTCATACAAG ATATTTCCATCAGCACTGTGAATCACACAGAACCAATGACAGCGGGCAAGCAGTATGACCTCCAGTGCTCGATTAAATATGTGGCTCCTTTTAAGATTGTTGATGTGGGATGGTACAAATGGAATAAAAACAACATCATTGAAACCATCAAGACTCCAGACATTTTAACATATACAGTCCAGATCTGCCCAGACAAAGCTGATAATGGATCTCAATTCTGGTGTGAAGCAAAGCTAGAAGCAGAAGGAACTCAACGAACTTCAACAATGAAATCAGCAAATCTCAGCATTACTGTACATT TTAAACCGATCATCAATGAGACCAAACTGCCCTCTGTAGTGCCTGTGTTTCGAGGTTGTTCGAAGGAGATTGTTTGTGAAGCCGAGGGAAACCCAAAACCAACAATCAGCTGGATCCTCGGCACAAATGATATAGTTTATAATGAAACTCTTACTATATCAGAGTCAACACCTGAGTATGTGTCCTGCGTTGCAGAGAATTCTGTTGGCACGACGACCAGAAAAGTGAAAGTGTTCATACAAG ATATTTCCATCAGCACAGTGAATCACACAGAACCAATGATAGCGGGCAAGCAGTATGACCTCCAGTGCTCGATTAAGTATGTGGCTCCTTTTAAGATTGTTGATGTGGGATGGTACAAATGGAATAAAAACAACATCATTGAAACCATCAAGACTCCAGACATTTTAACATATACAGTCCAGATCCGCCCACACAGAGCTGATAATGGATCTCAATTCTGGTGTGAAGCAAAGCTAGAAGCAGAAGGAACTCAACGAACTTCAACAATGAAATCAGCAAATCTCAGCATTACTGTACATT TTAAACCGATCATCAATGAGACCAAATTGCCCTCCGTAGTGCCTGTGTTTCGAGGATATTCAGAGGAGATTGTTTGTGAAGCCGAGGGAAACCCAAAACCAACAATCAGCTGGATCCTCGGCACAAATGATATAGTTTATAATAAAGCTCTTACTATATCAGAGTCAACACCTGAGTATGTGTCCTGCGTTGCAGAGAATTCTGTTGGCACGACGACCAGAAAAGTGAAAGTGTTCATACAAG TTAAACCGATCATCAATGAGACCAAACTGCCCTCTGTAGTGCCTGTGTTTCGAGGGTATTCAAAGGAGATTGTTTGTGAAGCCGAGGGAAACCCAAAACCAACAATCAGCTGGATCCTCGGCACAAATGATATAGTTTATAATGAAGTTCTTACTATATCAGAGTCAACACCTGAGAATGTGTCCTGCGTTGCAGAGAATTCTGCTGGCAAGACGACCAGACAAGTAAAAGTGTTCATACAAG ATATTTCCATCAGCACAGTGAATCACACAGAACCAATGATAGCGGGCAAGCAGTATGACCTCCAGTGCTCGATTAAATATGTGGCTCCTTTTAAGATTGTTGATGTGGGATGGtacaaacagaataaaaacaacatCACTGAAACCATCAAGACTCCAGACATTTTAACATATACAGTCCAGATCCGCCCAGACAGAGCTGATAATGGATCTCAATTCTGGTGTGAAGCAAAGCTAGAAGCAGAAGGAACTCAACGAACTTCAACAATGAAATCAGCAAATCTCAGCATTACTGTACATT TTAAACCGATCATCAATGAGAACAAACTGCCCTCCGTAGTGCCTGTGTTTCGAGGGTATTCAGAGGAGATTGTTTGTGAAGCCGAGGGAAACCCAAAACCAACAATCAGCTGGATCCTCGGCACAAATGATATAGTTTATAATGAAGTTCTTACTATATCAGAGTCAACACCTGAGTATGTGTCCTGCGTTGCAGAGAATTCTGTTGGCACGACGACCAGAAAAGTAAACATGGTATTAAAAG AGGATTACCTGCCCTTGATAGCAGGACTTATTGCAGTCATTGTGGCATTCATCTCagtcatcttcatcttcatctacTCTATCTACTACAAAACAGCCAAGATGGGCCATTATAGCCTGAAGGATGCCAAGCCTAGTGCACAAAATGGAGACATAGCACAGAATGGCAAACACAGCCCTATTCCTATGAAGAAATTCTCTCAGAGTGATATCCTTGCTTAG
- the LOC127952561 gene encoding intercellular adhesion molecule 1 isoform X17 produces MQKGSFSLTIPFRIFYLLFLGFGFLCFSQIAGAQAECPVQLSQQRVVVRYGGSVAVNCSTSVSHKGMGWEASEGAVAMTRDSLITWRVSNLTEWEIKPYCYINHKEQCQVELPVIIYKTPDNVSISIVKHRRTMIAGRQYQLQCDVQNVAPVHNLTVKWYKGQTLLNQTTFTEDSKTPVNVNPSVLIRPDRDDDGAQYRCEAELDLGAEGPQYPPNKTSDFLSITVYFKPIINETKLPSVVPVFRGYSEEIVCEAEGNPKPTISWILGTNDIVYNKALTISESTPEYVSCVAENSVGTTTRKVKVFIQVKPIINETKLPSVVPVFRGYSKEIVCEAEGNPKPTISWILGTNDIVYNEVLTISESTPENVSCVAENSAGKTTRQVKVFIQDISISTVNHTEPMIAGKQYDLQCSIKYVAPFKIVDVGWYKQNKNNITETIKTPDILTYTVQIRPDRADNGSQFWCEAKLEAEGTQRTSTMKSANLSITVHFKPIINENKLPSVVPVFRGYSEEIVCEAEGNPKPTISWILGTNDIVYNEVLTISESTPEYVSCVAENSVGTTTRKVNMVLKEDYLPLIAGLIAVIVAFISVIFIFIYSIYYKTAKMGHYSLKDAKPSAQNGDIAQNGKHSPIPMKKFSQSDILA; encoded by the exons atgcagaAGGGCTCGTTTTCTCTCACCATACCTTTTCGTATTTTCTATCTGCTATTCCTCGGGTTTGGTTTCTTGTGCTTCTCACAAATTGCAG GTGCACAAGCTGAATGTCCTGTTCAGCTCAGCCAGCAGCGTGTTGTTGTGAGATACGGAGGTTCTGTAGCAGTTAACTGTAGCACTTCAGTCTCACATAAAGGGATGGGATGGGAAGCCAGTGAAGGAGCAGTGGCCATGACCAGAGACAGTCTGATAACATGGAGAGTGTCAAACCTGACAGAATGGGAGATAAAGCCATACTGCTACATAAACCATAAGGAACAGTGTCAAGTAGAGCTCCCAGTCATTATTTACA AGACTCCAGACAATGTGTCCATCAGCATTGTGAAACACAGAAGAACAATGATAGCGGGACGGCAGTATCAGCTCCAGTGTGATGTTCAAAATGTTGCTCCTGTTCACAATCTCACTGTCAAATGGTATAAAGGACAGACTCTGCTGAATCAAACCACTTTCACTGAGGATAGCAAGACTCCAGTGAATGTAAACCCCTCAGTCCTGATCCGTCCAGACAGAGATGATGATGGAGCTCAATACAGATGTGAAGCAGAGCTGGATCTGGGAGCAGAAGGACCTCAATACCCTCCAAATAAAACATCAGACTTTCTCAGCATTACTGTATATT TTAAACCGATCATCAATGAGACCAAACTGCCCTCTGTAGTGCCTGTGTTTCGAG GATATTCAGAGGAGATTGTTTGTGAAGCCGAGGGAAACCCAAAACCAACAATCAGCTGGATCCTCGGCACAAATGATATAGTTTATAATAAAGCTCTTACTATATCAGAGTCAACACCTGAGTATGTGTCCTGCGTTGCAGAGAATTCTGTTGGCACGACGACCAGAAAAGTGAAAGTGTTCATACAAG TTAAACCGATCATCAATGAGACCAAACTGCCCTCTGTAGTGCCTGTGTTTCGAGGGTATTCAAAGGAGATTGTTTGTGAAGCCGAGGGAAACCCAAAACCAACAATCAGCTGGATCCTCGGCACAAATGATATAGTTTATAATGAAGTTCTTACTATATCAGAGTCAACACCTGAGAATGTGTCCTGCGTTGCAGAGAATTCTGCTGGCAAGACGACCAGACAAGTAAAAGTGTTCATACAAG ATATTTCCATCAGCACAGTGAATCACACAGAACCAATGATAGCGGGCAAGCAGTATGACCTCCAGTGCTCGATTAAATATGTGGCTCCTTTTAAGATTGTTGATGTGGGATGGtacaaacagaataaaaacaacatCACTGAAACCATCAAGACTCCAGACATTTTAACATATACAGTCCAGATCCGCCCAGACAGAGCTGATAATGGATCTCAATTCTGGTGTGAAGCAAAGCTAGAAGCAGAAGGAACTCAACGAACTTCAACAATGAAATCAGCAAATCTCAGCATTACTGTACATT TTAAACCGATCATCAATGAGAACAAACTGCCCTCCGTAGTGCCTGTGTTTCGAGGGTATTCAGAGGAGATTGTTTGTGAAGCCGAGGGAAACCCAAAACCAACAATCAGCTGGATCCTCGGCACAAATGATATAGTTTATAATGAAGTTCTTACTATATCAGAGTCAACACCTGAGTATGTGTCCTGCGTTGCAGAGAATTCTGTTGGCACGACGACCAGAAAAGTAAACATGGTATTAAAAG AGGATTACCTGCCCTTGATAGCAGGACTTATTGCAGTCATTGTGGCATTCATCTCagtcatcttcatcttcatctacTCTATCTACTACAAAACAGCCAAGATGGGCCATTATAGCCTGAAGGATGCCAAGCCTAGTGCACAAAATGGAGACATAGCACAGAATGGCAAACACAGCCCTATTCCTATGAAGAAATTCTCTCAGAGTGATATCCTTGCTTAG